In Chitinophaga nivalis, a single genomic region encodes these proteins:
- a CDS encoding FecR family protein, translating into MLNYRYIHFLLQKQQEQKLTAEEAQILEQWYQSLETMPVNIPEAKEKEIYKQQSWEQLAALYAETLPAKPAFRWRRLTWMAAAAILLLFIGIKRSFFSPKVSPPATWVSLDCPAGKRLKLAMPDGSVVWLNSASSLEYHPDYPAKREFKVRNGEVFFEAAKDAAHPFIVTTPHLAIRVLGTSFNVSAYTQLKQEKVTVAAGSVQVQDQQQCQVTLHQDEQIIYNTATALYATGGVNAGQANSWRNGDIYLTNVSLEELAVKLENIYGYDITFSSEQLKRCINSLHFNDKEPITKVLDLLKLIDKITYTIKDRKITIAGRPC; encoded by the coding sequence ATGCTCAATTACCGGTACATACATTTTTTGCTGCAAAAGCAGCAGGAGCAAAAGCTTACAGCCGAAGAAGCACAGATACTGGAACAATGGTATCAAAGTCTGGAAACGATGCCGGTTAATATTCCGGAAGCGAAAGAAAAGGAAATATATAAACAACAATCCTGGGAGCAACTGGCTGCTTTATATGCAGAGACTCTTCCGGCGAAGCCCGCATTCCGCTGGCGGCGCCTTACCTGGATGGCGGCAGCGGCTATACTACTGCTGTTTATAGGTATAAAAAGAAGTTTCTTTTCACCTAAAGTATCGCCACCTGCTACCTGGGTATCGTTGGATTGCCCCGCCGGAAAGCGACTGAAACTGGCCATGCCGGATGGTTCTGTAGTATGGCTGAACAGTGCCTCATCACTGGAATATCATCCGGACTATCCTGCAAAAAGGGAATTCAAAGTCCGCAACGGAGAAGTGTTTTTTGAAGCCGCCAAAGATGCGGCCCATCCTTTTATAGTGACCACGCCTCACCTGGCTATCCGGGTACTGGGTACTTCCTTTAACGTGTCCGCCTATACGCAGTTAAAACAGGAAAAAGTGACGGTCGCAGCCGGCAGTGTACAGGTACAGGACCAACAGCAATGCCAGGTAACCTTACACCAGGATGAGCAAATCATTTATAACACAGCTACCGCACTGTATGCCACCGGTGGCGTCAACGCCGGGCAGGCCAACAGCTGGCGTAACGGAGATATCTATCTCACCAACGTAAGCCTGGAAGAGCTGGCCGTGAAGCTGGAAAACATTTATGGATACGATATTACTTTCAGCAGTGAACAACTGAAACGATGCATAAACAGCCTTCATTTTAACGACAAGGAGCCTATCACCAAAGTACTCGATCTGTTGAAACTGATCGATAAGATAACCTATACTATCAAAGACAGAAAAATAACGATTGCCGGCCGGCCTTGCTGA
- a CDS encoding TonB-dependent receptor, whose amino-acid sequence MKREFLPMRINHLKKGKAALLCLLLCLVVQLHAQAQSYLQKQTTIAFSYETISSCLKKLQTKSNINISYNENDVKKYSVNTLDFREAPITQILDQLLKNTDLQYRTMNDGIVIFLKAAVPVAAMRTVTGTVTSLKEKGPVPGASVLVKGTSRGTSTNENGVYTLKVPEDKQVLVISAIGMQSREVMITGEQVDVQLAEDAKTLGSVVVVGYGQVNRKDLTGSISSVKADDLKKMNATSFDAALAGRTAGVHAVKSTGAPGAVASIRIRGGTSAFGNNEPLYVIDGVPIEIGGGQGNEQYKKDVMRQISPLASINPEDIESMDILKDASAAAIYGSRAANGVVIITTKKGRSGPKADISVGYNASIDNFSKQYRMMNADEYRQAVKSAFTAAGTTMPKDSLLYPGVSTDWPKLLMRTAQTHNLYLNINGGSNNGNTLYAVSGSITDQAGVIKYSGFKRYNLRSRLETTVFDRLRLGANMNYSMMHSDDGNAYYNIVRYRPDVPVYDAEGRYGAAPDSSTSNPVAQLDRISNRTRSQNMMMSLFGEVEIVKGLRWRSDLSWNIIKGDMVGYTPSSDVYEMKNNRTGSREDYSNNSTTRIFDNTLTYLHSFGKHHVNAMAGMSFQQNKSDFTNLKSNDFSDDEALNHLGGASILSNYNSGGNISGLQSYFLRANYNFDSKYYFTFTGRTDESTKFSPGYRWAFFPSAALAYRLTSAEFMQPVKWLEDLKLRVSAGKTGSANFSDFQYTTLFASGSYYNKKNGIIVNTVPNPEIRWESTNQLDVAVDFSMFKSKLRGSIGYFKKYTSDMILLRSITMETGSKEQYYNVGDFSNSGWEFQIGSDVIRRKNFSYITDINITRIRSRVEKLNGGFDNLGRLKEGESMGYINGYKTAGIFQNQGEIDALNKTAPDGYYQSSRTRPGDLKFVDINGDGRITDEDQTIIGKAEPDFYGGWNNIVRIGAWEITAFFNFSVGNSLINTGRKDMVLFSYYRNNYAKEMLQDAWSPDNTAGTLPRIVNADPNNNGRYSDFFIEKASFFKLKNLQVSYMLNNPFLQRLRVSNVRVYLTASNLFTFTGYKGLDPEVNTAPAGNFTQGTDTNIYPLTRSFTAGINVNL is encoded by the coding sequence ATGAAAAGGGAATTTCTTCCTATGCGCATCAACCATTTAAAAAAGGGCAAAGCAGCCTTGCTTTGTCTGTTGTTGTGTCTTGTGGTGCAGTTGCATGCCCAGGCACAGTCTTATTTGCAAAAGCAAACCACCATTGCCTTTAGCTATGAAACAATTTCTTCCTGCCTGAAAAAGTTGCAGACAAAAAGTAACATCAATATTTCCTACAATGAAAATGATGTAAAAAAATATTCGGTCAACACACTGGATTTCCGGGAGGCGCCCATCACACAGATCCTTGATCAGCTGCTGAAAAATACAGACCTGCAGTATCGTACCATGAATGACGGGATCGTGATTTTTCTCAAGGCTGCCGTACCGGTAGCTGCCATGCGTACCGTTACCGGTACCGTTACTTCCCTCAAGGAGAAAGGCCCGGTGCCGGGAGCATCGGTGCTGGTGAAAGGTACCTCCCGCGGTACTTCTACCAATGAGAACGGCGTGTACACGCTCAAAGTACCGGAAGATAAACAGGTGCTGGTGATTTCTGCCATCGGTATGCAAAGCCGGGAAGTGATGATCACGGGCGAACAGGTGGATGTGCAGCTGGCAGAAGATGCCAAAACACTGGGTAGCGTAGTGGTAGTAGGATATGGTCAGGTAAACCGGAAAGACCTGACAGGGTCAATATCTTCCGTGAAAGCAGATGACCTGAAAAAAATGAATGCCACCAGTTTTGATGCGGCATTGGCCGGCCGTACTGCTGGTGTACATGCGGTGAAATCTACCGGTGCACCAGGTGCAGTAGCATCTATCCGTATCCGGGGCGGTACCTCTGCTTTCGGTAACAACGAGCCTTTATATGTGATTGATGGCGTACCCATAGAAATCGGAGGCGGACAAGGCAATGAGCAATACAAAAAAGATGTGATGCGTCAGATCTCTCCGTTGGCCAGCATCAATCCGGAAGATATTGAAAGCATGGATATCCTGAAAGATGCCTCTGCAGCAGCGATCTATGGCTCAAGAGCAGCAAACGGGGTGGTGATCATTACTACTAAAAAAGGTCGCTCCGGTCCCAAGGCGGATATCTCCGTTGGTTATAATGCTTCTATCGACAACTTCAGCAAACAATACCGGATGATGAATGCCGACGAATACCGGCAGGCAGTAAAATCCGCCTTTACAGCTGCAGGAACAACGATGCCTAAAGACTCGTTGCTGTATCCCGGTGTAAGTACCGACTGGCCAAAACTACTGATGCGTACAGCGCAAACCCATAACCTGTACCTGAATATCAATGGCGGGTCCAATAACGGCAATACCCTGTATGCCGTATCGGGTAGTATTACCGATCAGGCAGGTGTTATCAAATACAGTGGTTTCAAACGCTACAACCTGCGCAGCCGCCTGGAAACTACGGTGTTTGACCGGCTGCGGCTGGGAGCCAATATGAACTATTCCATGATGCACAGCGATGATGGCAATGCCTATTACAACATTGTCCGCTACCGCCCGGATGTTCCGGTGTACGATGCCGAGGGCCGCTATGGTGCAGCACCGGATAGTTCCACGTCTAACCCGGTAGCACAGCTGGATCGGATTTCCAACCGTACCCGGAGCCAGAATATGATGATGTCTTTATTCGGAGAGGTGGAAATCGTGAAAGGATTAAGATGGCGTTCAGACTTGTCCTGGAATATTATCAAAGGTGATATGGTGGGCTACACCCCGTCTTCCGATGTGTATGAAATGAAAAACAACCGTACCGGTTCCCGGGAAGATTATTCGAACAATAGTACTACCCGTATTTTTGATAACACCCTGACTTACCTGCACAGCTTTGGCAAACATCATGTGAATGCGATGGCGGGGATGTCTTTTCAACAGAATAAAAGTGATTTCACCAACCTGAAATCCAATGATTTTTCGGATGATGAAGCCCTGAACCACCTGGGCGGTGCCAGTATCCTGAGCAACTATAACAGTGGCGGTAACATCAGCGGATTACAATCCTATTTCCTGCGGGCGAACTACAATTTCGACAGCAAATATTACTTCACTTTTACCGGCCGTACAGATGAATCTACCAAGTTTTCTCCGGGATATCGCTGGGCGTTTTTCCCATCGGCTGCATTGGCCTATCGCCTGACTTCTGCAGAATTCATGCAGCCGGTGAAATGGCTGGAAGACCTGAAGTTACGCGTGTCTGCCGGTAAAACAGGAAGCGCCAATTTTTCGGATTTCCAGTATACTACCCTCTTTGCTTCCGGTAGTTACTACAATAAGAAAAACGGCATCATCGTGAATACGGTACCTAACCCGGAAATACGCTGGGAATCTACCAACCAGCTGGATGTGGCGGTAGATTTCAGTATGTTCAAAAGTAAACTGAGAGGTAGCATCGGCTACTTTAAAAAGTATACCAGCGACATGATTCTGCTGCGCAGCATTACCATGGAAACCGGTTCAAAGGAACAATATTACAACGTCGGTGATTTCTCCAACAGCGGCTGGGAATTTCAGATAGGCAGTGATGTGATCCGCCGGAAAAATTTCAGCTACATTACCGATATAAACATTACGCGTATACGTAGCCGGGTAGAAAAACTGAATGGTGGTTTCGATAACCTGGGCCGTCTGAAAGAAGGGGAGAGTATGGGTTACATCAACGGTTACAAAACGGCAGGTATCTTCCAGAATCAGGGAGAAATTGACGCCCTCAACAAAACAGCGCCGGATGGTTACTATCAGTCTTCCCGCACCAGACCCGGTGACCTGAAATTCGTGGACATAAATGGCGATGGCCGTATTACAGATGAAGACCAGACCATTATTGGTAAAGCCGAACCAGACTTCTATGGTGGCTGGAACAATATTGTAAGAATAGGCGCCTGGGAAATTACCGCTTTCTTCAATTTCAGTGTAGGGAACTCGCTGATCAATACAGGACGTAAGGATATGGTGCTCTTCTCGTATTACCGGAATAACTATGCGAAGGAAATGTTGCAGGATGCGTGGTCACCTGATAACACAGCAGGTACCCTGCCGCGCATCGTAAATGCCGATCCGAATAACAACGGCCGGTATTCCGATTTCTTCATAGAAAAAGCTTCTTTCTTTAAACTGAAAAACCTGCAGGTCAGCTATATGCTCAATAATCCTTTCCTGCAACGTTTACGCGTTAGTAATGTACGGGTATATCTCACGGCTTCCAACCTGTTCACCTTCACAGGTTACAAAGGGCTGGATCCGGAAGTGAATACAGCACCTGCCGGTAATTTCACCCAGGGTACCGATACCAATATCTACCCGCTCACCCGGTCTTTCACAGCAGGTATTAACGTTAATCTCTAA
- a CDS encoding RagB/SusD family nutrient uptake outer membrane protein: protein MKKYILAFITPALMLTGCNLVNVTDVQPVNQLEDENAITTVEKAQSALYGTYGILNGTGLAFTYYMPAAASLMGVTMKPGNDGDDYFINDPKSQHYWVENMYTSGYKLINMSNHIITKTSVLPGDDPRKTRIIGEAKFLRALGYFYLLRLYGEFYNEASTYGLVIRLTPVKDATAIPRSDVKATYEVILRDLDDAIKEAPDFRSTLYASKLSAMALKAKVLLYRKQYAAAAEMAKAVISSGQRKLESTFIQVFTKKIFQPEEAIFQTNFDLTSNLNNKGYAFNNWFAPADYYTQLMKGDKRDTFALKVRGTRILNNKFNYGNIDGKPSPADTEYFLRLAEIYLIQAEAIVRSGGTLEDARTALNKVRKRADMPDVELNDKQALLQAIREEKIKELGAESGEDWYDLVRFATLGELDIKTFKPDFMGKQRYILPLPYKSVQSAGGVVVQNPGY from the coding sequence ATGAAAAAATATATCCTGGCTTTCATAACGCCTGCTTTAATGCTGACAGGCTGCAACCTGGTGAATGTGACCGATGTACAGCCGGTTAATCAGCTGGAGGATGAAAACGCCATTACAACGGTAGAAAAAGCGCAAAGTGCATTATACGGTACCTACGGTATCCTGAATGGAACAGGACTGGCATTCACTTATTACATGCCAGCAGCCGCTTCATTAATGGGGGTGACCATGAAACCCGGTAACGATGGGGACGATTATTTCATTAATGATCCGAAAAGCCAGCATTACTGGGTAGAAAACATGTATACGAGTGGATATAAACTGATTAATATGAGCAATCATATTATCACTAAAACCAGTGTACTGCCTGGTGATGATCCCCGTAAAACCAGGATCATAGGAGAAGCAAAATTCCTGCGGGCGCTGGGGTATTTCTACCTGCTACGCCTATACGGAGAGTTTTATAATGAAGCTTCTACCTACGGCCTGGTGATCCGGCTGACACCGGTGAAGGACGCTACTGCTATACCACGCTCCGATGTAAAGGCCACCTATGAGGTGATCCTCCGTGATCTGGATGATGCGATCAAAGAAGCACCGGATTTCAGAAGCACGCTGTATGCTTCCAAACTGTCTGCCATGGCGTTAAAAGCCAAAGTATTGCTGTACCGTAAACAATATGCGGCGGCGGCCGAAATGGCGAAGGCAGTGATCAGTTCCGGTCAGCGGAAACTGGAAAGCACCTTTATTCAGGTATTCACCAAAAAAATCTTCCAGCCGGAAGAAGCCATCTTCCAGACTAACTTTGATCTCACCAGCAACCTGAATAATAAAGGCTATGCCTTCAATAACTGGTTTGCACCGGCAGACTATTATACCCAGCTGATGAAAGGAGATAAACGGGATACGTTTGCGCTCAAGGTAAGAGGAACCAGAATCCTGAATAACAAATTTAATTACGGTAACATCGATGGTAAACCTTCTCCGGCTGATACCGAATATTTCCTGCGCCTGGCGGAAATTTACCTCATCCAGGCGGAAGCGATTGTACGCAGTGGTGGTACCCTGGAAGATGCGCGGACAGCCCTCAATAAAGTACGGAAGCGGGCAGACATGCCGGATGTGGAGCTGAATGACAAACAAGCGTTGTTACAGGCTATCCGGGAAGAAAAAATAAAGGAATTGGGTGCCGAAAGCGGAGAAGACTGGTATGACCTGGTACGCTTTGCCACCCTGGGTGAGCTGGATATCAAAACCTTTAAACCAGATTTCATGGGTAAACAACGGTATATCCTGCCATTGCCTTATAAGTCCGTCCAATCTGCCGGTGGTGTAGTGGTACAAAATCCGGGTTATTAA
- a CDS encoding thioredoxin family protein, protein MIKLVRMMNICFFLGAAIAANAQEKTAGIVFRQDAFAAVLAESGRTGKPVFIDCYTSWCSPCKWMEKNVFVNDTAAAFYNAKFINYKIDMEKGEGPALRQRYGVQVFPTYLFLNAKGELIHKATSRMEMPEFVEEGKKALDPARSFVALEKAFREGNRSNEVLLSYALALQKTDRNKGDSVSSLLMAQLTDADLKTPLGWQAIQAFAWSEEDRLGKYFLANVADYTKNYGRPAVAKIEERLQSTALYALMRKKDSTAFFARLAPWQQSADPALQKKALMMEADYYLGIGDAKNFIRVTDKGLKGWLQKDDVSLSFIARRCQYLGEGNRLLMQQAYRLAKQAVVVAPREYSNQSTLAKVCQDMGNREEALEAAEAAYQLSLAETSKIQGLAKKHLEEIRQMK, encoded by the coding sequence ATGATAAAGTTAGTACGGATGATGAATATTTGTTTTTTCCTGGGGGCCGCCATCGCGGCCAATGCCCAGGAAAAAACAGCCGGCATTGTATTCCGGCAGGATGCCTTTGCAGCAGTGCTGGCAGAAAGCGGTCGCACCGGCAAACCGGTATTTATTGATTGCTACACCAGCTGGTGTTCGCCCTGCAAGTGGATGGAAAAAAATGTATTTGTAAATGATACGGCTGCTGCTTTTTACAATGCAAAGTTTATCAATTACAAAATAGATATGGAGAAAGGAGAAGGACCTGCCTTACGTCAGCGTTATGGTGTACAGGTATTTCCTACCTATCTTTTCCTCAATGCCAAAGGAGAATTGATACATAAGGCCACTTCCCGTATGGAGATGCCGGAATTTGTGGAAGAAGGGAAAAAGGCGCTGGACCCGGCCCGCTCTTTTGTAGCGTTGGAAAAAGCATTCCGGGAAGGTAACCGGAGCAATGAAGTGTTGTTGTCCTATGCGCTGGCCCTGCAGAAAACAGACCGCAATAAAGGCGACTCCGTGAGCAGTCTGCTGATGGCACAGCTGACCGATGCTGACCTGAAAACACCGTTGGGATGGCAGGCGATACAGGCGTTTGCCTGGAGTGAAGAAGATCGGTTGGGGAAATATTTTCTGGCTAACGTAGCAGATTATACGAAAAATTATGGCCGGCCAGCTGTAGCAAAAATAGAGGAGCGCCTCCAGAGTACGGCTTTGTATGCGTTGATGCGGAAAAAAGACAGTACGGCGTTTTTTGCGCGTCTGGCGCCCTGGCAGCAATCTGCTGATCCTGCCTTGCAGAAAAAAGCATTGATGATGGAAGCAGATTATTACCTGGGTATAGGGGATGCAAAGAACTTTATCCGGGTAACCGATAAAGGGTTGAAAGGATGGTTGCAAAAAGATGATGTAAGCCTGAGTTTCATCGCCCGTCGTTGTCAGTACCTGGGAGAAGGTAACAGGCTGCTGATGCAACAGGCATACCGGCTGGCGAAACAGGCGGTAGTGGTAGCACCGCGCGAATACAGCAATCAGAGTACCCTGGCAAAAGTGTGTCAGGATATGGGCAACCGCGAAGAGGCGCTGGAAGCTGCAGAAGCAGCCTATCAGCTGTCTTTGGCTGAAACTTCCAAAATACAGGGCCTGGCTAAAAAGCACCTGGAAGAAATCCGGCAGATGAAATAA
- a CDS encoding SPL family radical SAM protein: MPRYITVTSVLNKTKKRDPWFLDDYTINPYSGCAYNCLYCYIRGSKYGINMAEKLSVKTGVTDILRRQLAARARKQQQGFVVLSSVTDAYQAIEAKELLTRQVLELLLEYRFPVHIITKSPLVLRDLDLLRQINEAAILPPDLTAYQHKVFITFSFTTTDTLIARQFEPGAPDPAARLQALQACAAAGFMTGVSGMPLLPFITDMPVQLEEMYQAFHEHGARYVFPASLTLWGEQPEDSKTLVLATVKKYYPQYHDAYTRLFSQNNQVPPAYAAALKAAAATVAARYDLPSCIPFGK, translated from the coding sequence ATGCCCAGGTATATTACGGTAACATCGGTACTGAATAAAACGAAAAAACGGGACCCCTGGTTCCTGGATGATTATACTATCAACCCGTATAGCGGTTGTGCCTACAACTGTTTGTATTGTTATATACGTGGTAGTAAATACGGTATTAATATGGCAGAAAAGCTGTCGGTGAAGACGGGTGTTACAGACATCCTTCGCCGGCAGCTGGCCGCCAGGGCGCGTAAGCAGCAACAAGGATTTGTGGTGCTGTCGTCGGTCACCGATGCATACCAGGCCATAGAAGCAAAAGAACTGCTCACCCGCCAGGTATTGGAACTGTTGCTGGAATACCGTTTTCCGGTGCATATCATTACCAAATCGCCCCTCGTACTCCGCGACCTGGACCTGCTCCGGCAAATCAATGAAGCGGCGATCCTGCCGCCAGACCTTACCGCATACCAGCATAAGGTATTCATCACCTTCTCTTTTACCACTACAGATACCCTTATCGCCCGGCAGTTTGAGCCCGGCGCACCCGATCCGGCAGCGCGTTTGCAGGCACTGCAAGCCTGTGCGGCGGCAGGTTTTATGACGGGCGTCAGCGGGATGCCTTTATTGCCCTTTATTACAGATATGCCCGTTCAGCTGGAGGAAATGTACCAGGCATTCCACGAACATGGCGCCCGTTATGTATTTCCGGCGTCACTCACCCTATGGGGCGAACAACCGGAAGATAGCAAAACGCTGGTGCTGGCAACTGTAAAAAAATATTATCCGCAGTATCATGATGCGTATACGCGTCTTTTCAGCCAAAATAATCAGGTGCCTCCGGCCTATGCAGCGGCGCTGAAAGCGGCGGCAGCAACCGTTGCTGCCAGGTATGACCTGCCCTCCTGTATTCCTTTCGGAAAGTAA
- a CDS encoding sugar phosphate isomerase/epimerase family protein, translating to MSNMNNRRQFLRQMGIYTMGMGILPSVLAACNEGKSTRHNEKDSSAAAGVTPADARELFFKISLAEWSFHKALFAGKMDHLDFAIRAKNDFGISGVEYVNQFFKDKAKDQAYLAEMKKRCADNDVHSVLIMCDGEGEMGDLDVKKRLKAVENHYKWVEAAQYLGCHAIRVNAAGEGSAEEVAKAAAESLSKLSAFGKDHGISVIVENHGGNSSNGKWLSGIMKTVNQPNCGTLPDLGNFCIKRTKPESNTPEAWAKTTCLEEYDRYEGVTELMPFAKGVSAKSYDFNDAGEEATIDYKRMLKIVKDAGYTGYIGIEYEGNVLPEEEGIRKTKELLVKLGAAM from the coding sequence ATGAGCAATATGAATAATCGCCGTCAGTTCCTGCGGCAAATGGGAATTTACACCATGGGAATGGGCATACTGCCATCCGTACTGGCAGCCTGCAACGAAGGTAAATCTACCCGCCATAATGAAAAAGACAGCAGCGCTGCTGCGGGTGTAACACCAGCCGATGCACGGGAGCTGTTCTTTAAAATTTCCCTGGCAGAATGGTCCTTCCATAAAGCATTATTTGCCGGTAAAATGGATCACCTGGACTTTGCTATCCGCGCCAAAAATGACTTCGGCATCAGTGGTGTGGAGTATGTCAACCAGTTTTTCAAAGACAAAGCCAAAGACCAGGCTTATCTGGCCGAAATGAAAAAACGTTGTGCCGATAACGATGTGCATAGTGTATTAATTATGTGCGACGGCGAAGGAGAGATGGGCGACCTGGATGTGAAGAAAAGATTAAAGGCCGTAGAAAACCATTACAAATGGGTAGAAGCCGCGCAATACCTGGGTTGTCATGCTATCCGGGTCAATGCTGCAGGAGAAGGTAGTGCGGAGGAAGTAGCCAAAGCGGCTGCGGAGTCGCTTTCCAAACTGTCGGCTTTCGGAAAAGATCATGGCATTAGCGTGATCGTAGAAAACCACGGTGGCAACTCGTCCAATGGCAAATGGCTGAGCGGTATCATGAAAACGGTGAACCAGCCTAACTGCGGTACTTTGCCGGATCTGGGCAATTTCTGTATCAAAAGAACCAAACCGGAAAGCAATACGCCGGAAGCCTGGGCTAAAACAACCTGCCTGGAAGAATATGACCGCTACGAAGGCGTAACAGAACTGATGCCTTTTGCGAAAGGTGTCAGCGCCAAATCATACGACTTTAATGACGCCGGTGAAGAGGCCACCATCGACTACAAACGGATGCTGAAAATTGTGAAGGATGCCGGTTATACCGGTTATATCGGGATCGAATATGAAGGCAATGTATTGCCGGAAGAAGAAGGTATCCGCAAAACCAAGGAGCTGCTGGTGAAACTGGGTGCGGCGATGTAG
- a CDS encoding FecR family protein has translation MLFTFDVIGKRPCRSLPVYLLITGALLSSCQSAQPADTLTALQQPGVHYTTYKGETGRRTLVTLPDSSRVQLNAASTLQVPDNYGNGKRSVLLDGDAFFTVQPATDSFIVTSDKLRAAGPDATFRMRSFAAQHGATVYLLHGKIQVGKSYHSATDNQPEILERGQMILANNDIDLMEKETYHPEELEAWVSDTLVIRDANVMAVSRILEDWFGIDTEIRGDASKARIISNAAYYNATLEDVLSNLSSQQDFTYKIKGNKAILTFKN, from the coding sequence ATGCTTTTTACCTTTGATGTTATCGGCAAACGCCCCTGCAGATCCCTACCGGTATATCTGCTCATTACGGGAGCCTTGCTCAGTAGTTGCCAGTCTGCACAACCGGCCGATACCCTGACTGCCCTGCAGCAACCAGGCGTACACTACACTACCTACAAAGGAGAAACCGGTCGCCGGACCCTCGTTACACTACCCGATAGTTCCCGCGTACAACTCAATGCCGCCAGTACGTTACAGGTACCTGACAACTATGGCAACGGCAAAAGATCCGTGTTGCTGGATGGAGATGCTTTTTTCACCGTACAGCCGGCCACAGACAGCTTCATCGTCACTTCCGACAAACTGCGGGCAGCCGGACCGGACGCCACTTTCAGGATGCGGTCGTTTGCTGCACAGCATGGTGCAACCGTGTATCTCCTCCATGGTAAAATACAAGTAGGCAAATCCTATCATTCCGCTACCGATAATCAACCGGAAATACTGGAACGGGGACAGATGATTCTGGCGAATAATGATATCGACCTGATGGAAAAAGAAACCTATCACCCGGAAGAACTGGAAGCATGGGTGTCTGACACGCTGGTGATCCGCGATGCCAATGTAATGGCCGTTTCCCGGATACTGGAAGACTGGTTCGGGATAGATACCGAAATCCGGGGCGACGCCTCTAAAGCACGTATCATTTCCAACGCCGCTTACTACAACGCCACACTGGAAGATGTACTCAGCAACCTGAGTTCCCAGCAGGATTTTACCTACAAAATCAAAGGCAACAAAGCCATTCTGACATTCAAAAACTAA
- a CDS encoding proline dehydrogenase family protein: MEKQLPLSFDNTAIAFEAKTDKALKKADFLFSNIGKPWLVKFGAIMTPLAFKLRLPIKGIIKSTIFSQFCGGETLEEAAHTALQLGNYHVGVVLDYGVEAMEGEHSYDAAVPEFIRAIKYAASKPDIPFIAIKITGFARFELLEKLHARETLTPQEQQEYTRVRSRVYAIAEAAAQHKVGLLIDAEESWIQGPVDELTDEMMSLFNKNTVIVYNTFQMYCHDRFDFLKVSLQKATQAGYLLGAKLVRGAYMEKENKRAAELNYPTPIQPSKAATDKDYDAAVQLCIDNLDKLSVFIGTHNENSCMLAARTMDSKGIPHNHPHVNFSQLLGMSDNITFNLAHAGYHVTKYLPYGPVKDVMPYLIRRAQENTSIAGQMGRELGLIRKELKRRAL; encoded by the coding sequence ATGGAAAAGCAGCTACCTTTATCATTCGATAATACGGCTATTGCATTTGAAGCAAAAACCGATAAAGCACTTAAAAAGGCCGACTTTCTCTTTAGCAATATCGGGAAGCCCTGGCTGGTTAAATTCGGTGCAATTATGACTCCGCTGGCGTTTAAACTAAGACTGCCAATAAAAGGAATCATTAAAAGTACCATCTTCTCGCAGTTCTGTGGTGGGGAAACCCTCGAAGAAGCAGCACACACAGCTTTACAACTGGGTAATTATCATGTAGGGGTAGTACTGGATTACGGAGTGGAAGCCATGGAAGGTGAACATAGCTACGATGCTGCCGTACCGGAATTTATCCGTGCTATCAAATATGCTGCTTCCAAACCGGATATTCCTTTCATCGCCATAAAAATTACTGGTTTTGCCAGATTTGAACTGCTGGAAAAATTACATGCACGTGAAACCCTCACGCCGCAGGAACAGCAGGAATATACCCGGGTACGTTCCCGCGTGTATGCCATTGCCGAAGCTGCTGCCCAGCACAAGGTAGGTTTGCTGATAGATGCGGAAGAATCCTGGATACAGGGTCCGGTAGATGAACTCACAGACGAAATGATGTCTTTGTTCAACAAAAACACAGTGATTGTGTACAATACTTTCCAGATGTATTGCCACGATCGTTTCGATTTCCTGAAAGTATCACTGCAGAAGGCAACGCAGGCAGGTTACCTGCTGGGCGCCAAACTGGTAAGGGGTGCTTATATGGAGAAAGAAAACAAACGCGCTGCGGAGCTGAATTATCCTACACCTATTCAGCCCAGTAAAGCGGCTACCGATAAAGACTACGATGCCGCTGTACAATTATGCATCGATAACCTCGATAAACTGAGTGTATTTATTGGTACCCACAATGAAAACAGCTGTATGCTGGCTGCCCGTACGATGGACAGTAAAGGTATTCCGCATAATCACCCGCATGTCAACTTCTCCCAGCTGCTGGGGATGTCTGACAACATCACCTTTAACCTGGCACATGCCGGTTATCATGTAACCAAATACCTGCCGTATGGTCCGGTAAAAGATGTGATGCCATACCTCATTCGCCGCGCGCAGGAAAATACTTCCATTGCCGGCCAGATGGGACGTGAGCTGGGACTGATCAGAAAAGAACTGAAGCGGAGAGCGCTCTAA